A region of Rhinoraja longicauda isolate Sanriku21f chromosome 1, sRhiLon1.1, whole genome shotgun sequence DNA encodes the following proteins:
- the myorg gene encoding myogenesis-regulating glycosidase, translating into MPHNYHRQLQHRAGRGENTRIDAMYQVVPGNLPAAREKQSKEAKPLICSVLLGVLLIIAAVVAWCYYSASLKKVNSFKIEDLELYEDGFIIKKTDSSVLFEMGFRSAPIKLESCFQDETGVWINCTNADKEVDFFIETLKPNGTITCYNIKWRTVVLDSAVEHCMYWAGGYWYGGAETSSQHWPIKLSGVVYPKPYVTGDVHSLREGFGGIMERYWISDRSVAIRVNDSVPLHIGWNSSNREAFCLHARYKDSPFKLPTGQQPFVELSYQVCAGSDMKIVHRYMAKKHFKKPENTPSESMFMYPLWSTWALYKAKVDQDKVLHYAEKIKKYQFNCSHIEIDDRYSSTYGEFDFDPVKFPNALEMLQKLSKDGFQVTLWVHPFVNYNSPSFVKGIERSYFVMDTSGRLPGLVEWWNGIAAVLDFTNPETNDWFQKKLEHLRSKYGIVSFKFDAGETSYLPVEFSTQKPLSDPSIYSKLYAEVASSHCKLGEVRIGYRTQMLPCFVRMIDRDSVWGYELGLKSLIPTALTMSILGYPFILPDMIGGNVYPNKTDGFDEIPDRELYIRWLELSAFLPAMQFSIPPWQYDAEVLRIASKFTQLRERVVGPLIFRLAEEATKTGNPIIRPLWWLAPENKKAHKVDTQFLIGDDFMVAPILEKGKRTRDIFLPDGKWQSFNGTIFDNTLVLLTDYAVGLDEVAYFTRMI; encoded by the coding sequence ATGCCTCATAACTATCATCGTCAGCTGCAACACAGGGCAGGTAGAGGAGAAAACACACGAATTGATGCAATGTACCAAGTTGTGCCAGGAAATCTGCCTGCAGCTCGGGAAAAACAGTCCAAAGAAGCAAAACCATTAATATGCTCTGTTTTGCTGGGTGTGTTACTGATAATTGCAGCTGTAGTTGCATGGTGCTATTATTCAGCATCGCTGAAGAAAGTAAATAGTTTTAAGATCGAAGATTTGGAGCTCTACGAGGATGGATTTATCATCAAGAAGACTGACAGTTCAGTTTTATTTGAAATGGGCTTCAGGTCTGCTCCTATTAAACTTGAGTCATGTTTTCAAGATGAGACTGGAGTTTGGATAAATTGCACAAATGCTGATAAAGAAGTGGATTTTTTTATTGAAACTTTGAAGCCCAATGGTACCATAACTTGCTACAACATCAAATGGAGAACTGTGGTACTAGACTCTGCTGTTGAACACTGCATGTATTGGGCAGGTGGATATTGGTATGGAGGAGCCGAGACTAGTTCACAGCACTGGCCTATCAAACTCTCAGGTGTAGTATATCCAAAGCCATATGTTACAGGTGATGTACATTCATTACGTGAAGGCTTTGGTGGAATTATGGAAAGATATTGGATCTCAGATAGGTCTGTAGCCATTCGAGTTAATGATTCAGTCCCTCTACACATTGGTTGGAACAGCTCAAATAGAGAAGCATTTTGTTTGCACGCTAGATACAAAGATTCTCCATTTAAACtaccaacaggacaacaaccatTTGTAGAGCTAAGTTATCAAGTCTGTGCTGGTTCTGATATGAAAATTGTCCACCGATATATGGCCAAAAAACATTTCAAAAAGCCTGAGAATACACCTTCAGAAAGTATGTTCATGTATCCACTATGGTCAACATGGGCTTTGTATAAAGCAAAGGTTGACCAGGATAAAGTGTTGCACTATGCAGAAAAAATTAAGAAATATCAATTCAATTGCAGTCATATTGAAATAGATGATCGGTACTCCAGTACCTACGGTGAATTTGACTTTGATCCAGTGAAGTTTCCAAATGCTTTGGAAATGCTGCAGAAGCTGAGCAAAGATGGATTCCAGGTGACCTTGTGGGTCCATCCGTTTGTTAACTACAATTCACCAAGTTTTGTTAAAGGAATTGAAAGATCATATTTTGTGATGGACACCAGTGGGAGACTTCCTGGTCTTGTGGAATGGTGGAATGGGATTGCAGCTGTCTTAGACTTCACCAATCCAGAAACTAACGATTGGTTTCAGAAAAAATTGGAGCACTTGAGATCAAAGTATGGGATTGTTTCTTTTAAATTTGATGCAGGAGAGACCAGTTACCTTCCTGTAGAATTTAGCACTCAGAAGCCTTTATCTGATCCCAGCATATATAGTAAACTATATGCTGAAGTTGCATCTTCACACTGCAAACTGGGTGAGGTGAGGATAGGATATAGAACCCAGATGCTTCCTTGTTTTGTTCGTATGATCGACCGTGATTCTGTTTGGGGTTATGAGCTTGGTTTGAAGTCTCTGATTCCAACGGCCCTCACCATGAGCATCTTGGGATACCCCTTCATATTGCCGGATATGATTGGAGGAAATGTTTATCCAAATAAAACAGATGGATTTGATGAGATTCCAGACCGAGAGCTTTATATACGCTGGCTTGAGTTGTCAGCTTTTCTTCCAGCCATGCAGTTTTCAATCCCTCCTTGGCAATATGATGCTGAGGTTTTGAGGATTGCATCTAAATTTACGCAACTCCGAGAAAGAGTAGTTGGGCCTCTTATATTCCGACTAGCAGAGGAAGCCACTAAAACTGGTAATCCAATCATCAGGCCTCTATGGTGGCTAGCTCCTGAAAACAAAAAGGCACATAAGGTAGATACGCAGTTTCTGATAGGAGATGATTTTATGGTAGCCCCCATTCTAGAAAAGGGTAAACGAACAAGAGATATCTTCCTTCCAGATGGTAAATGGCAGAGTTTCAATGGAACCATTTTCGATAATACACTGGTTCTCTTAACAGACTATGCAGTTGGTCTTGATGAAGTGGCCTATTTTACCAGaatgatttga